A DNA window from Chiroxiphia lanceolata isolate bChiLan1 chromosome 6, bChiLan1.pri, whole genome shotgun sequence contains the following coding sequences:
- the LOC116788903 gene encoding uncharacterized protein C11orf24 homolog has product MWTAIVFFLLISFSICEHRFSVLKGRGVHVVQINRLTTEKQCREACQSPGASGNRHCNWSMPYQNHCIFLRCHQLSVCQNAGEQDIKDLLGEIVSRKWETVLFPHQSYPQKKERMLNVQVDQHSVENLFSSTAQTRKIHLRHLLGFENGNVTANTSKSVASSATTPTAPAVTTNITNGSVFITTYETTAKASNAPGGSDTVAKNMQSTAFSPTSGNIFSSTSSHVTQIVVTSQKSGNSSSVSVLSPTSTSAPLTVTSKAGTQTEQSNPATTTTTSAPQSNSPTTAGADLKTLTTTLTTLIPQDARTSSTASSHAMTLKPLESSHSVNPLHVSTLPDLKPEASTNTGSLSESTSLLGSTRGAMVLTAASTVETTTGHRIKSTSDIFSTTMAPTEAPKTTALDLTETQDKDNEYLLIAAEPLTQYLVDKSSLLAVLLVGTVFFITVIILFLMQAYESYKKKDYTQVDYLINGMYVDSEM; this is encoded by the exons ATGTGGACTGCCATTGTATTCTTCCTGCTGATTTCCTTCTCTATATGTGAACACAGGTTTTCTGTCCTGAAAGGGAGAGGAGTCCATGTAGTGCAAATAAACAGGCTTACAACTGAAAAACAATGCAGGGAGGCTTGTCAAAGCCCAGGTGCTTCAG gaAACCGTCACTGTAATTGGTCTATGCCCTACCAGAACCACTGCATCTTCTTGCGGTGTCACCAGCTGAGTGTGTGCCAAAATGCTGGAGAACAAGACATCAAAGATCTACTTGGAG aAATTGTCAGCAGGAAATGGGAAACAGTCCTGTTTCCCCACCAAAGCTATccacagaaaaaggagaggatgCTGAATGTGCAGGTTGACCAACACAGTGTGGAAAACCTGTTTTCCTCAACTGCTCAAACTCGCAAAATTCATTTGAGGCATTTGCTTGGGTTTGAGAATGGAAATGTCACAGCAAATACAAGCAAATCAGTTGCAAGCAGTGCTACCACCCCTACTGCCCCAGCTGTAACAACAAACATTACAAATGGAAGTGTCTTCATTACCACTTATGAAACAACTGCCAAAGCTTCAAATGCCCCTGGAGGTTCTGATACCGTTGCTAAAAACATGCAATCCACTGCCTTTTCTCCCACTTCTGGTAACATCTTTTCTTCCACTTCCAGCCATGTCACCCAGATTGTGGTCACCAGCCAAAAATCAGGAAATAGTAGCTCTGTCTCAGTATTGTCCCCCACTTCTACTTCTGCTCCCCTCACTGTTACTTCTAAGGCAGGTACTCAAACAGAGCAGTCTAACCCAgctaccaccaccaccaccagtgCTCCCCAGTCTAACAGCCCCACCACTGCTGGAGCTGACCTGAAGACACTGACCACAACATTGACCACCCTCATCCCACAGGATGCGAGAACATCTTCCACTGCTTCCAGTCATGCCATGACACTCAAACCCTTGGAGAGTTCTCACTCTGTGAATCCACTGCATGTCAGCACACTGCCAGATCTAAAGCCAGAAGCAAGTACAAACACAGGATCCTTGAGTGAATCAACTTCTCTTCTGGGCTCCACAAGAGGTGCCATGGTTTTAACTGCAGCCTCTACAGTAGAAACTACGACTGGGCACAGGATAAAGTCAACATCTGACATCTTTTCAACAACCATGGCTCCAACAGAGGCACCCAAAACAACAGCTTTGGACCTCACAGAAACTCAGGACAAAGACAATGAGTATCTTCTCATTGCTGCCGAGCCTCTGACTCAGTATTTGGTGGATAAAAGTTCACTTCTTGCAGTGCTTTTAGTTGGTACGGTTTTTTTCATAACTGTTATAATTCTTTTCCTCATGCAGGCCTATGAGAGCTACAAGAAGAAAGATTACACACAAGTGGATTACCTGATCAATGGAATGTATGTGGACTCCGAGATGTAA